One stretch of Zingiber officinale cultivar Zhangliang chromosome 6B, Zo_v1.1, whole genome shotgun sequence DNA includes these proteins:
- the LOC121993161 gene encoding uncharacterized protein LOC121993161: MVFNHVDACFLNQFAHVDGRHLSCDNQITQPFEHSLYGVAASEELASGNNTREVVLSDKDKRRISEDESCLQANKRSKQADQDLQSSSFEEICPSTAQQPSPGVLEDEKDHQVVVGAEEFATEAKSSHWFAQDSPIRPPFCPGSSGYGSRASEFDHCEEICLPVYYGFIRKRVAIGGNHQADIPVWRPYEFKNQSRDSANCASQWTSVTISSCDNLEIVSNKWLGTRVTPMPESSLLASDDVTLHRKMDCSCIDDGSIRCVRQHVSRAREMIKQDVGLERFGELGFGNMGEIVAQRWTEREEQLFEEIVSSNFVSLGKNFWNKMPVFFPDKSSKELVSYYFNVFMLRRRAVQNRLDPLHIDSDNEELQESEDGEFVSEEDSDVESPVADESVVDEEEEDLNEMETVEEIDGAENCHNYELALYDDEKCSCGDESTLVSGTQFPGSKLPSSGDYDIQDESCTSFEGQHNGTSFMDLPSMDPFPRGRIKDDDMNLIYKNDQNDGFLDEHCNLQAWDMSYSSGGSEKDGLLSTVNVIEEVFGKDECEK; encoded by the exons ATGGTGTTCAACCATGTTGATGCATGTTTTCTCAACCAATTTGCTCATGTAGATGGAAGACATCTTTCTTGTGATAATCAAATCACACAACCTTTTGAACATTCTCTGTATGGGGTTGCGGCTTCTGAGGAACTTGCTTCAG GCAATAATACCAGGGAAGTTGTTTTGTCTGATAAAGACAAAAGGCGTATTTCGGAGGATGAGTCTTGTTTACAAGCAAACAAGCGTTCAAAACAGGCTGATCAAGATTTGCAGTCAAGTTCTTTTGAAGAAATTTGCCCCAGTACTGCTCAGCAGCCATCTCCAG GTGTTCTTGAGGACGAGAAGGATCATCAGGTGGTTGTTGGTGCTGAGGAATTTGCTACGGAAGCAAAGAGCAGTCATTGGTTTGCTCAAGATTCACCCATCAGGCCACCTTTCTGTCCGGGTTCTTCTGGATATGGCTCTCGAGCATCTGAGTTTGATCACTGCGAAGAGATATGTTTGCCTGTTTATTATGGATTCATCCGGAAGCGTGTTGCTATCGGTGGCAATCATCAAGCTGATATTCCAGTGTGGAGGCCTTATGAATTTAAGAATCAATCAAGGGATTCTGCAAACTGTGCTTCTCAATGGACCTCAGTCACAATTTCTTCATGTGATAATCTTGAAATTGTCAGCAACAAATGGCTTGGGACACGGGTAACACCTATGCCTGAATCTTCTTTGCTCGCCTCAGACGATGTAACTTTGCATCGCAAGATGGATTGTAGTTGTATAGATGATGGCTCGATCAGATGTGTGAGACAGCATGTTTCAAGAGCAAGAGAAATGATCAAACAAGATGTTGGCCTTGAAAGATTTGGAGAATTGGGTTTTGGCAATATGGGCGAGATCGTGGCTCAAAGATGGACTGAAAGGGAGGAACAACTTTTCGAAGAAATTGTGTCTTCGAATTTTGTCTCGCTGGGCAAGAACTTCTGGAATAAAATGCCTGTGTTTTTCCCCGACAAAAGTAGCAAAGAGCTAGTGAGCTACTACTTCAATGTATTCATGCTCAGAAGGCGAGCAGTCCAGAACAGGTTAGACCCACTGCACATTGACAGTGATAATGAGGAATTGCAAGAAAGTGAAGATGGTGAATTTGTATCAGAAGAAGATTCTGACGTGGAGTCGCCTGTTGCAGATGAAAGTGTTgtcgacgaagaagaagaagatcttaATGAAATGGAAACCGTTGAGGAAATTGATGGCGCAGAGAATTGCCACAATTACGAGCTTGCTCTATATGACGACGAGAAATGTTCCTGCGGAGATGAGTCGACTCTTGTGTCTGGGACACAATTTCCTGGAAGCAAGTTGCCCTCATCTGGGGATTATGATATTCAGGACGAGTCGTGCACATCTTTTGAAGGTCAGCACAATGGGACCAGTTTCATGGACCTTCCTAGTATGGATCCATTTCCGCGAGGCAGGATCAAAGATGACGATATGAACTTGATCTACAAAAATGACCAGAACGATGggttcttggatgagcattgtaaCCTTCAAGCTTGGGATATGAGCTATAGCAGTGGTGGATCAGAGAAAGATGGGCTCTTGTCGACAGTCAATGTGATAGAGGAGGTATTTGGGAAAGATGAGTGTGAGAAATGA